One genomic segment of Erythrolamprus reginae isolate rEryReg1 chromosome 2, rEryReg1.hap1, whole genome shotgun sequence includes these proteins:
- the EMG1 gene encoding ribosomal RNA small subunit methyltransferase NEP1 isoform X2, which yields MSGRRNRGEVGKTYELLNCDKHKSLLLRNGRDPGGVRPDITHQSLLMLMDSPLNRAGLLQVYIHTEKNVLIEVNPQTRIPRTFDRFCGLMVQLLHKFSVRAADGPQKLLKVIKNPVTDHLPVGCAKIGTSFSAPQVTDVHDLVPTAEPIAIIVGAFAHGSLNVDYTEKTISISNYPLSAALTCAKITTAFEEMWGVV from the exons ATGTCGGGAAGAAGGAACCGAGGGGAG gtTGGGAAAACATATGAATTGCTTAATTGTGACAAGCATAAATCCTTGCTTCTGAGGAATGGCAGAGACCCTGGAGGAGTTCGACCAGATATCACCCATCAG agcCTCTTGATGCTCATGGATAGTCCTTTGAATcgagctggccttctccaagtatatatccatacagaaaaaaacgTTCTTATTGAAGTCAATCCACAGACAAGAATTCCTCGCACCTTTGATCGTTTTTGTGGTCTTATGG TCCAGCTGCTACATAAGTTTAGTGTCAGAGCTGCTGATGGCCCTCAAAAGCTGTTAAAG GTGATAAAGAACCCAGTGACAGATCACCTCCCTGTGGGCTGCGCAAAAATAGGCACCTCTTTCTCAGCCCCTCAGGTGACAGACGTGCATGACCTAGTCCCTACTGCAGAGCCTATAGCCATAATTGTGGGAGCATTTGCTCATGGATCG CTTAATGTTGACTACACAGAAAAGACCATCTCTATCAGCAACTATCCACTCTCTGCTGCTTTAACGTGTGCTAAAATCACCACAGCTTTTGAAGAAATGTGGGGAGTGGTATAA
- the EMG1 gene encoding ribosomal RNA small subunit methyltransferase NEP1 isoform X1: MAADHPVRKRPRPEGGSADGEGLDPRRAGKRRLVVILEGASLESVKVGKTYELLNCDKHKSLLLRNGRDPGGVRPDITHQSLLMLMDSPLNRAGLLQVYIHTEKNVLIEVNPQTRIPRTFDRFCGLMVQLLHKFSVRAADGPQKLLKVIKNPVTDHLPVGCAKIGTSFSAPQVTDVHDLVPTAEPIAIIVGAFAHGSLNVDYTEKTISISNYPLSAALTCAKITTAFEEMWGVV, translated from the exons ATGGCTGCGGACCATCCCGTGAGGAAGCGTCCCCGTCCGGAGGGAGGCTCTGCGGACGGTGAGGGGTTGGATCCCCGCCGCGCTGGGAAAAGGCGGCTGGTGGTGATCCTGGAGGGGGCGTCGCTGGAGAGCGTCAAG gtTGGGAAAACATATGAATTGCTTAATTGTGACAAGCATAAATCCTTGCTTCTGAGGAATGGCAGAGACCCTGGAGGAGTTCGACCAGATATCACCCATCAG agcCTCTTGATGCTCATGGATAGTCCTTTGAATcgagctggccttctccaagtatatatccatacagaaaaaaacgTTCTTATTGAAGTCAATCCACAGACAAGAATTCCTCGCACCTTTGATCGTTTTTGTGGTCTTATGG TCCAGCTGCTACATAAGTTTAGTGTCAGAGCTGCTGATGGCCCTCAAAAGCTGTTAAAG GTGATAAAGAACCCAGTGACAGATCACCTCCCTGTGGGCTGCGCAAAAATAGGCACCTCTTTCTCAGCCCCTCAGGTGACAGACGTGCATGACCTAGTCCCTACTGCAGAGCCTATAGCCATAATTGTGGGAGCATTTGCTCATGGATCG CTTAATGTTGACTACACAGAAAAGACCATCTCTATCAGCAACTATCCACTCTCTGCTGCTTTAACGTGTGCTAAAATCACCACAGCTTTTGAAGAAATGTGGGGAGTGGTATAA
- the PHB2 gene encoding prohibitin-2, with product MAQSLKDFAGRLPTGPRGMGTALKLLLGAGAAAYGIRESVFTVEGGQRAIFFNRIGGVQQDTVLSEGLHFRIPWFQYPIIYDIRARPRKISSPTGSKDLQMVNISLRVLSRPNATELPSLYQRLGLDYEERVLPSIVNEVLKSVVAKFNASQLITQRAQVSLLIRRELTERAKDFSLILDDVAITELSFSREYTAAVESKQVAQQEAQRAQFLVEKAKQEQKQKIVQAEGEATAAKMLGEALSKNPGYIKLRKIRAAQNISKTIAASQNRVYLTADNLVLNLQDEGFTR from the exons ATGGCTCAGAGCCTGAAGGACTTTGCTGGCCGCCTGCCTACTGGCCCGCGTGGGATGGGCACAGCTTTAAAGTTGCTGTTGGGTGCTGGAGCTGCCGCCTATGGAATCCGGGAGTCAGTCTTTACAG TGGAAGGAGGTCAAAGAGCAATATTCTTCAACCGCATTGGTGGAGTTCAGCAGGATACAGTTCTTTCAGAGGGACTTCATTTCAG AATTCCTTGGTTCCAATATCCCATAATTTATGATATTCGAGCCCGGCCCCGCAAAATTTCCTCACCAACAGGATCCAAAG ATCTGCAGATGGTGAATATTTCCTTGCGTGTTCTATCAAGACCTAATGCTACAGAACTGCCCAGCTTATATCAGCGACTTGGACTAGACTATGAAGAACGTGTTCTTCCTTCCATTGTCAATGAAGTACTCAAAAGTGTGGTAGCAAAGTTTAATGCGTCACAGCTCATTACCCAACGAGCTCAG gtaTCTTTGCTTATCCGACGGGAACTGACGGAGCGAGCAAAGGACTTTAGCCTTATATTGGATGACGTAGCTATCACAGAGCTGAGTTTTAGCCGAGAATACACGGCAGCAGTTGAATCCAAGCAAGTGG CCCAGCAGGAGGCCCAGCGAGCACAATTCCTTGTGGAAAAAGCCAAGCaagaacaaaagcaaaaaattgttCAGGCTGAAGGTGAAGCCACAGCTGCTAAAATG CTTGGAGAAGCCCTCAGCAAGAACCCAGGTTACATCAAGCTGCGCAAGATCCGTGCTGCCCAGAATATCTCCAAAACG ATTGCAGCATCTCAAAACCGTGTGTATCTTACGGCTGACAATTTAGTGCTTAATCTACAGGATGAAGGTTTTACAAGGTGA